Sequence from the Clostridium butyricum genome:
CTTGTAAAAAGTGGTCTTGATGCAGTTAACATAAGTATAGATACATTAAAAGATGATACCTATAAGTCTTTAACAAGAGTTGGAGATGTAAACAAAGTATTGAATGGTATTAATGAATGTTTAAAATATAAAGATTTAAAGGTAAAGATAAATTGCGTACCCATAAAAGGTAAAAACGAAGATGAACTTATTGATTTATTAAAATTATCAAAGGACAATGATATAAGTATAAGATTTATAGAAATGATGCCAATAGGTCTTGGTAAAAATATGAATGGACTTAATGATGAAGAAGTAAAGTCATTAATAGAAGATAATATTGGAAAATTAACAGCTTTTGATGGAAAGCTTGGAAATGGTCCTAGTGATTATTTTACTCTTGAAGGATATAAAGGAAAAATTGGTTTTATAAGTGCTGTAAATCATAAGTTTTGTGAAACATGTAATAGAGTAAGGCTTACATGTGAAGGCTTCTTAAAGGCATGTCTGCAATACGATATAGGTACGGATTTAAGAAAAATGCTTCGTAGTGGAAAAAGTGATGAGGAAATAATGAATGCAATAGAAGCAACTATATATAATAAACCTGAAAGTCATAACTTTAAACTTATAAAAGATCATGAAGAAAAGGTTGAACATCGTGCAATGTCGCAAATTGGAGGATGAATTCAGTTAACAGTTAATAGTTAACAAGGAACAGTTACAGTTGAAAATTGATAGTTTATTTAGAACAAGAAAAGAAAGAAGAGGCAGATAGGAAATGGGAAAAGTTATAGCAGTATGTATAAGTGAAAAAAGAGGAACTGTTAAGAAAAATATTCAAGAGTGCAATGTTTTTGAAGGATATGGATTAGAAAATGATGCTCATGGTGGAAACTGGCATAGACAGGTGAGTCTTTTATCTTATGATAGAGTTAAAGAATTCAATGAAAAAGGTGGAAATGTAACTGATGGAGATTTTGGTGAAAATCTTTTAATTGAAGGTTATGATTTTAAAACACTTCCCGTTGGAACTAGATTTAAATGTAATGATGTAGTTCTTGAACTTACACAAGTTGGGAAAAAGTGTCATTCCCATTGTGAGATATTCCATAGAGTTGGAGATTGTATAATGCCAAGAGAAGGTGTATTTACAAGAGTAATTCATGGAGGAAAGATTAAAGTAGGAGATGATTTTGTAATATGTTCAGAGTAGCAGTAATAACTTCAAGTGATAGTGGATATGAAGGTAAAAGAGAAGATAAAAGCGGACCTGAAATTGAAAGAATAGTTAAAGAATATGGTTATGAAGTTGTACATACAATCATACTTCCAGATGAAAGAAAAATCCTTGCAGATGAGATGATGAGAATAGCAGACAATAATATAGCAGATCTTATTTTAACTACAGGTGGAACAGGATTTTCAAAAAGAGACTGGACACCTGAAGCCACCAAAGACATTGTTGAACGTGAAGTTCCAGGGATACCAGAAGCAATGCGTTCATACAGTCTTCAGATCACAAAAAGAGCAATGCTTAGTCGTGCAGCAGCAGGAATTCGTAAAGAAACCTTAATTATAAATATGCCTGGAAGTCCTAAGGCTGTAGATGAATGTCTTCAATATATAATAAGTGAATTGGATCATGGTTTGAAGATATTAAAAGGTACAGCATCCAATTGTGCAAGAAAGTAAAAGGTACTGTATTCCTTAAAGAAAGTATAGTAAACCATGATAAAATTAAAAGCACATATAATTATCTTTTGTTGTGCACCAAAAGATAATCTATGTGCTTTTTGTGTGTTTGGAGTTTTGTAATATAATGGCTATATCATTAATGGCGATTAGAATAATATAGCATTATTGCGTTATATATATCAATGAACTTTTTAAAAGATCACTAATAAGCTTTTTTAGTTGTATCCTTATGAAAGAGAGGGAGTCTCTCTCATAAGGTTTAGAAATACACAATAATTTCTAAGGAGTATAAATTTCAATTAGAATAATTTTGAGTAGTATTCTACTACTAATGAATCATTAATTTGAATCGGAACTTCACTTCTTTCAGGATATCTTAAAAGGCTACCTGAAAATTCAGCTTCATTCTTTGTTAAATAAGGATAAACATTAAGTATGTTAGATAAGAAATTATCTCTGAACATTTCATTCTTTTGAGATTTTTCTCTTAAAGCAACAACATCACCAATATTAACATTGAAAGATGGTATATTTACCTTTTCTCCATTAACTAAAATATGTCCATGAACAACCATTTGTCTAGCTTGTGCTAGTGAACTTGAAAATCCAAGTCTAAAAACTATATTATCAAGTCTGCATTCAAGTCTTTTAATAAGGGCATAGCCTGTTTGGTCTTTATCTTTAAATGCTTTTCTTGCGTAAGTTACAAATTGCTTTTCCATTACACCATAATAAGCTCTTAATCTTTGCTTTTCTAATAGTTGTGTACCATAAGGTGATAATTTTTTTGAATCTCTAGCGCTGCCATTTCCAGCTCTTTTCATTGCTTTAGGATGACCATTTACGTTTAATCCTAATCTTCTACATAACTTAAATCTTGGTCCCATCATTTTTGCCATAATTTATCATCTCCATATTAAAGATTTGCCGCGATAAAATTAAGCCCAAAAATAATATAACATAAAAAAAGATAAATGTAAATGAAATTCATTATCATTTTATAAATTTTATTAAAATAGATTATATCCTAAAAATAGAATATAATTTAGAGTAAAGAATATATACAAAATAACAGGGGGATAATATGTTAGGAACAATAGTGAATGCTTTAGCAGTAATAGGTGGTTGTATAATTGGATTAATAGTAAAGGAAAAGCTTACTGAGAAGATGAGCAATACAATAATGAGTGGACTAGCTTTATGTGTATTATACATAGGAATAAGTGGAGCACTTAAAGGACAGGATACTCTCATTATAATAATTTGTATAGCTGTTGGAGCATTAATTGGGGAAATTATTGATATAGACAAAAGATTAAATGACTTAGGTAATTTTATAGAAAATAAGATTAATTTAAAAAAGAAAAATAAAGATTCAGAAAAAATTTCTATATCAGAAGGATTTGTAACATCAAGTCTTTTATTTTGTGTTGGAGCAATGGCAGTTGTAGGTTCTCTTGAAAGTGGTCTTCAAGGAAATCATTCAACACTTTTTGCAAAATCAATATTAGATGGAGTTTCATCTATAATATTTGCATCTTCTCTTGGAATAGGAGTAATGTTGTCATCAGTAGCAATATTAGTTTATCAGGGAAGCATTACACTTCTTGCAGGATGTTTATCTAGTGTACTTACAGATACAGTTATAGGAAACATGTCTGCCATTGGAAGTGTTTTAATTATGGGTCTAGGAACAAATATGATTGGTGCCAGTAAAATAAAAGTAGCTAATTTATTGCCCGCTATATTTTTACCAATAATAATATATTTGGTACAGATTTTAATTTAAAATCTTAAACAAAAAATCCCTATTTTAAAAATTAAAGTAGGGATTTTTTGTTATTATATCTAATCAAATAAGAATTTTTCTACAAGTTTAGCAGCATCTTCTATACATCCAGGACATGAACGTTTTACAATACCATCATCAATTCCCTTTAGTTCTTTACAAATTGTAGTTGAATTCATTTCTTTAAATTCTTCAGCCAATTTTTTTGAAAGAGCATAAGTACTTCCTTTAGTACTACCAGGATTAACAAGTCCATTACTATTTTTTAAACCAGCGAGCATAAGAACTCCTGTAAGAGCTCCACACGTACTTTGCATTCCACCCATTCCAAGTCCAAATCCTTCAGAAACTCTAAATGCAGTTTCTTCATCCATTCCAAATAAGTCACAGTATGTGCAAAGTATTGCTTGAGCACAGTTATACCCCTGAGCATGTTTTTCAGCTGTAATATTTATTCTAGTTTCCATTTCCTTACCTCCACAATAAGAATTTATGTATAAAATTAATAATTAAAAAATTTATATATGGAAAGTATACAATTATATAAATTTTTTTGCAAACTTTTATAAATTAATGAAATCGTAAAAATTAGGTGAATTATAGATTTACATAGGCATTATTAAGTTTAAATTTTGTAAATATTTAGATTGAGTAGAATACAAGGGTTATTAGAAATAAATAATACGAAATAATATGTAAAGCGAATTTAGTTTTAAAAAAAAGTAAAAAGTTAAAATTTACAATATTATGTTTTTTAAAGTAATAAATAAAAATTCATCGACATAAGATTAAATATAAAACTTATAAAGTGTGGTTAAGGGAGGGGATTTTTATTGCAAGAGTTAAATTTAGACAATAACAGAATAATGCTTGAAAAAAAGAAATTATCAAGAAATACGTATGAATTTTTAAAACGGCTTATGGATATTATATGTTCAATGTCAGCACTGATAGTATTAGCACCTATACTTATAGTTGTTGCCATACTTATAAAGATTGAGTCAAAAGGTCCAGTAATATTTTCACAAGAACGTGTAGGTATTAATAATAAAAAGTTTAAAATGTACAAATTTAGATCAATGGTTGTGAATGCTGAAGATATGAAGGGAAAATTAGAAAAACAAAATGAAAGAAAAGGACCAATGTTTAAAATTAAGAACGATCCAAGGGTAACTACAATAGGAAGGTTCATAAGGAAGACAAGTATAGATGAGTTACCACAGCTTATAAACATATTAAAGGGTGAAATGAGCATCGTTGGACCAAGACCATCACTTCCAAAAGAAGTAATACAGTTTGAACCATGGATGCTAGAAAGATTAAAGGTAAAACCAGGACTTACGTGCTATTGGCAGGTTCAAGGACGTGATCATATAGAATTTGAAGATTGGATGAGGCTTGATGTGAAGTACGTTAAGGATAGAAATTTTTTATTAGATATAAAGTTGATATTTAAAACATTTTTCGTATTTTTAGGGGACCAAAATGCAAGTTGATTTAAAAATATTTTCTTAAAAATTTTAATAAAATGAAAACACAAAAGCATCTTCATTGTTTTAATGGGATGTTTTTTTTATTGGCTACATAAAAAGAATACGTTAACATTAAGACGAATTGAAAAATAATGCATATATTAAGGAAGCTTTTTTCTATTATATACTTTAATGTATTAAATAAATAAAATTCCATCTTGTCTTGTCAATTCAAGATAAGATGGAATTTTATTTTTAAAATCAATATATATTATTTCTAATTAAATTACAAATTGATGAGACTACTAAATCGTATCCTGATGATGTTGGAAGATTATTTACAATTAAGGAGTCTTTTTCGGCATCTGATTTTTCAAAATAATTATTTGTGTCTGCATAAGATATGTTGTTACTAGAACAGATATGTTTCATTTCTGAGACATATTCATTATCGTTATTAAGACTTGGAGGTAGTAATGCTGTAATTAAGCAATTATAATTTCTGCTCTTTAATTTTCCTATTAAATCACTGTAGTTTTGAGCAAAGCTCTTTAATGAACTGTTATCTTTTGCATCTTTAAGACCAAAGGATAATATAACGAGATCAAAGTCTTTAAGGTCAGGGTTTGAATCTAAAAGTTGAAATCCATTTATAATAGTAGCATCTTTTTGCTGCAAATATTGAAAATCACAGTTAACATTATAAGTTGTTTTAAAAAAGCTACTTAAATTTTCAGCTACTGGATAGGTGGAATTATCTGAAATAAGACCGGAAGTCAGCTCATCTCCTAATAAAAGAATTTTTACATTTTCATTTGCTTTGATTTTATTATACACACTGTTATATTTATCAGAATTATAATTGATAGGACTTCCTAAATTATATGTTTGCTGAGAAGTTTGAACTATCAGGGCATGCTCTTTTTTTATACCCATAAATAAAACAGCCGTTAATATTATTACTAAAAATAATATAATAAAATTTAATTTAGTTTTCTTTTTCATTTTCATGATAAAAAACCAGCCTTTCATATATATTTTGAAAAATATGTTAATCAATATATTACTAAACATATGCATAATAGTTTGATAATAGAAATAGTTTTTTTTATTAAAATACGA
This genomic interval carries:
- the moaA gene encoding GTP 3',8-cyclase MoaA, producing MIDIYKRKIDYIRISITDRCNLRCVYCMPENGINLVKHDDILSYEEIIRLCRMFSKLGISKVKITGGEPLVRKDVYKLIKGIKEVEGIENVTLTTNGILLEGMIDDLVKSGLDAVNISIDTLKDDTYKSLTRVGDVNKVLNGINECLKYKDLKVKINCVPIKGKNEDELIDLLKLSKDNDISIRFIEMMPIGLGKNMNGLNDEEVKSLIEDNIGKLTAFDGKLGNGPSDYFTLEGYKGKIGFISAVNHKFCETCNRVRLTCEGFLKACLQYDIGTDLRKMLRSGKSDEEIMNAIEATIYNKPESHNFKLIKDHEEKVEHRAMSQIGG
- a CDS encoding MOSC domain-containing protein, whose product is MGKVIAVCISEKRGTVKKNIQECNVFEGYGLENDAHGGNWHRQVSLLSYDRVKEFNEKGGNVTDGDFGENLLIEGYDFKTLPVGTRFKCNDVVLELTQVGKKCHSHCEIFHRVGDCIMPREGVFTRVIHGGKIKVGDDFVICSE
- a CDS encoding MogA/MoaB family molybdenum cofactor biosynthesis protein → MFRVAVITSSDSGYEGKREDKSGPEIERIVKEYGYEVVHTIILPDERKILADEMMRIADNNIADLILTTGGTGFSKRDWTPEATKDIVEREVPGIPEAMRSYSLQITKRAMLSRAAAGIRKETLIINMPGSPKAVDECLQYIISELDHGLKILKGTASNCARK
- the rpsD gene encoding 30S ribosomal protein S4; its protein translation is MAKMMGPRFKLCRRLGLNVNGHPKAMKRAGNGSARDSKKLSPYGTQLLEKQRLRAYYGVMEKQFVTYARKAFKDKDQTGYALIKRLECRLDNIVFRLGFSSSLAQARQMVVHGHILVNGEKVNIPSFNVNIGDVVALREKSQKNEMFRDNFLSNILNVYPYLTKNEAEFSGSLLRYPERSEVPIQINDSLVVEYYSKLF
- a CDS encoding DUF554 domain-containing protein; this encodes MLGTIVNALAVIGGCIIGLIVKEKLTEKMSNTIMSGLALCVLYIGISGALKGQDTLIIIICIAVGALIGEIIDIDKRLNDLGNFIENKINLKKKNKDSEKISISEGFVTSSLLFCVGAMAVVGSLESGLQGNHSTLFAKSILDGVSSIIFASSLGIGVMLSSVAILVYQGSITLLAGCLSSVLTDTVIGNMSAIGSVLIMGLGTNMIGASKIKVANLLPAIFLPIIIYLVQILI
- a CDS encoding C-GCAxxG-C-C family protein, which translates into the protein METRINITAEKHAQGYNCAQAILCTYCDLFGMDEETAFRVSEGFGLGMGGMQSTCGALTGVLMLAGLKNSNGLVNPGSTKGSTYALSKKLAEEFKEMNSTTICKELKGIDDGIVKRSCPGCIEDAAKLVEKFLFD
- a CDS encoding sugar transferase, producing MQELNLDNNRIMLEKKKLSRNTYEFLKRLMDIICSMSALIVLAPILIVVAILIKIESKGPVIFSQERVGINNKKFKMYKFRSMVVNAEDMKGKLEKQNERKGPMFKIKNDPRVTTIGRFIRKTSIDELPQLINILKGEMSIVGPRPSLPKEVIQFEPWMLERLKVKPGLTCYWQVQGRDHIEFEDWMRLDVKYVKDRNFLLDIKLIFKTFFVFLGDQNAS
- a CDS encoding SGNH/GDSL hydrolase family protein, producing MKMKKKTKLNFIILFLVIILTAVLFMGIKKEHALIVQTSQQTYNLGSPINYNSDKYNSVYNKIKANENVKILLLGDELTSGLISDNSTYPVAENLSSFFKTTYNVNCDFQYLQQKDATIINGFQLLDSNPDLKDFDLVILSFGLKDAKDNSSLKSFAQNYSDLIGKLKSRNYNCLITALLPPSLNNDNEYVSEMKHICSSNNISYADTNNYFEKSDAEKDSLIVNNLPTSSGYDLVVSSICNLIRNNIY